DNA sequence from the Haliaeetus albicilla unplaced genomic scaffold, bHalAlb1.1 scaffold_179, whole genome shotgun sequence genome:
TGATATCCCCACGGCCCCCGCGACGTCCCCTCGGCCCCCGCGACGTCCCCTCGATCCCCGCGACGTCCCCACGGTGCCCACGACGTCCCCACGGCCCTCGTGACATCCCCACGGTGCCCGTGACGTCCCCGTGGCCCCCACGATATCCCCTTGATCCCTGTCATGTCCCCACGGTGCCCACAACGTCCCCGTGACGTCCCCACGATGTCCCCACGGCCCCCGTGACACCCCCACGGTGCCTTTAACGTCCCCGTGACGTCCCCCGTGATGTCCCCACGCTCCCCACGATGTCGCCTTGGTTCTCCTGATGTCCCCACGGTGCCCATAATGTCCCCTTGGCCCCCTGACGTCCCCACGGCCCCTCTGACATCCCCACTGTGCCTGTAATGTCCCCACGACATCCCCGTGACGTCCCCACGGCCCCCGTGACGTCCCCACGGTGCCTGTAATGTCCCCATAACGTCCCCCACGGTGCCCATAATGTCCCCACGGCCCCTATGACATCCCCACGGTGCCTGTAACGCCCCCGTGACGTCCCCACGGTCCCCATGATGTCCCCACGGTGCCCAAAATGTCCCCGTGACGTCCCCGTGGCCCCCGTGATATCCCGACGGTGCTTGTAATGTCCCCACGCCCCCTGTAACATCTCCACGGTGCCCATGGTGTCCCCACGGTGCCGATAATGTCCGTACGGCCCCCATGACATCCCCACGGCCCCTGTGACGTCCCCACGGCCCCCGTGACGTCCCCACGGTGCCCATAATGTCCCCGTGACGTCCCCACGGCCCCCACCACGTCCCCACGGTGCCCATAATGTCCCCAAAACGTTCCCGTGACGTCCCCACGGCCCCCATGACGTCCCCACGGTGCCCGTAATGCCCCCGTGATGTCCCCACGGCCCCCATGACGTCCCCACGGTGCCCATAATGCCCCCGTGACGTCCCCACGGCCCCCATGACGTCCCCACGGTGCCCGTAATGTCCCCGTGACGTCCCCACGGCCCCCACGACGTCCCCACGGTGCCCATAATGTCCCCAAAATGTCCCCGTGACGTCCCCACGGCCCCCGTGATGTCCCCACGGTGCCTGTAATGTTCCCGTGACGTCCCCACGGCCCCCGTGATGTCCCCACGGTGCCTGTAATGTTCCCGTGACGTCCCCACGGCCCCCATGACGTCCCCACGGTGCCCGTAATGTCCTCATGACGTCCCCACGGCCCCCATGACGTCCCCACGGTGCCCATAATGCCCCCGTGACGTCCCCACGGCCCCCGTGATGTCCCCACGGTGCCCGTAATGTCCCCGTGACGTCCCCACGGCCCCCACGACGTCCCCACGGTGCCCATAATGTCCCCAAAATGTCCCCGTGATGTCCCCACGGTGCCCATAACGTCCCCACGGCCCCCGTGATGTCCCCGTGACGTCCCCACGGCCCCTGTGACGTCCCCACGGCCCCCACCACGTCCCCACGGTGCCCATAATGTCCCCAAAACGTTCCCGTGACGTCCCCACGGTGCCCATAACGTCCCCACGGTGCCCATAATGTCCCCGCGACATCCCCACGGcccccaccatgtccccacGGCGTCCCCACGGCCCCCGCGACGTCGCTTTCGGTGTCCCCGCGTTGCCCAAAACGCCCCCTCGCCGCCCCTCGTCCCCCCCAAAAACATCCCTGGTCCCCCCACGATGTCCCCAATCCCCACGACGTCCcccgtggcggggggggggggggggtccccaggccGGCGtaggcggggagcgggggggggccAATGCGgagccgcggggccggggcaggaGCTCGGCGTCGCCGGACGCGGTGCCGGAGGTGCCGGGCCTGCCTGCGCTCCGAGTGCGGCGAGTGCCACTTCTGCCGGGACATGAAGAAATTCGGGGGGCCGGGGCGCATGAAGCAGTCTTGCCTCTTACGGCAGTGCACCGCGGTGAGGGGAACcccaaaactggggggggggggagggttgggggtctctggggtgGTCTGAGGGTCtctggggtgggtttggggggacctggagggtccctggggtggttttgggggtccctgggggggacCTGGGGTGGGTTGGGGGTAcctggggtgggtttgggggtcgCTGGGGGGGCCcggggtgggtttgggggtcgCTGGGGGGGCCCTGGGAGGGTTTTAGAGGTCTCTGGAATGgtctggggggtccctggggtgggtttggggatCCCTGGGGGGGACCTGGGATGGTTTGGGGGGGACCTGGGATGGTTTGGGGGAGACCTGGGATGGtttgggggtctctggggggggtttggggggacctggggtgggtttgggggtcgCTGGGGGGGCCCTGGGAGGGTTTTAGGGTCTCTGGAATGgtctggggggtccctggggtgggtttgggggtccctggggggacCTGGGATGGTTTGGAGGGTCTCAGCGGTGGTTTGGGGGGACCTGGGATGGGTTTGGGGATCCCTGGGCGGTCCCTGGGgcggtttggggggggtccctggcgTGGGTTTGGGGGGACCCTGGGGTGGTTTACAGGGTCCCTGGAGGAGCCctggggtggtttgggggggacctggggtggtttgggggtctctggggtgggtttgggggtcgCTGGGGGGGCCCTGGGATGGTTTtaggggtccctggggtggtttgggggggacCTGGGGTGGTCTGGGGGTCtctggggtgggtttggggggacctggggtgggtttgggggtcgCTGGGGGGGCCCTGGGAGGGTTTTAGGGTCTCTGGAATGgtctggggggtccctggggtgggtttgggggtccctggggggacCTGGGATGGTTTGGAGGGTCtctggggtgggtttggggggacctggggtgggtttgggggtcgctggggtgggtttggggatccctggggggtctctggggtggtttggggggacctggggtgggtttggggatCCCTGGGGGGTCTCTGGTATGGTTTGGGGGGTCTCCGGGGCGGTTTGGGGGCGCCCTGGcgtgggtttgggggggccctggggtgGTTTACAGGGTCCCTGGAGGAGCCctggggtggtttggggggtccctgggatGGTTTGGGGGGGAcctggggtgggtttgggggtctcTGGAATGGTCTGGGGGGTCCCTGAGGCGGttttgggggtctctggggtgggtttgggggtctcTGGAGTGGTCTGGGGGGACCTgaggtgggtttgggggtccctgggggggccctgggaTGGTTTTAGGGGTGTCTGGAATGGTCTGGGGGATCCCTGGGGAGGTTTGGGGGACCCTGGGGTGATTTgaggggtccctgggggggggttgggggacCTGGGGTAGTTGTGGGCATCcctggggtgggtttggggggttccAGGGTAGttttgggggtctctggggtgctctgggggggccctggggagGTTTAGGGGGTCCCTGGAATGGTTTGGGGGGTTCTGGGGTGATGTGGGAGGCcctgggtgggttttgggggtctctggggtgATTTGAAGACCCCAGGGTtgtgttttgggggtgtttggggtgATTTGAGGACGCcaggtttgtgttttggtgGTCATTCGGGTGATTTGAGGACCCCaggggtgggttttgggggtgtttgggATGATTTGAGAACCCCACAAATGGttttgggggtctctggggtgATTTGAGAACCCCAGGGTtgtgttttgggggtgtttggggtgATTTGAGAACCCCACAAatggttttgggggtgtttggggtgATTTGAGAACTCAATGAATGGTTCTGAGGGTCTTTGGGCTGATTTGAGGACTCCCACGTTGGATTTTGAGGGTCTTTAGGGTAATTTGAAAACCCCACGAatggttttgggggtgtttggggtgATTTGAGGACCCCACAAATGGTTTTGGGGGTCTTTAGGGTCATTTGAGAACCCCACAAATGGttttgggggtctctggggtgATTTGAGAACCCAATGAATGGTTTTGAGGGTCTTTGGGCTGATTCGAGGACTCCCGTGTTGGATTTTGAGGGTCTTTACGGTAATTTGAAAACCCCACAAATGGTTTTGGGGGTCTTTGGGCTGGTTTGAGGACCCCCCAGGGTTGTGTTTTGAGGGTGTTTGGGGTGATTTGAGAACCCCACGAATGGTTCTGAGGGTCTTTGGGGTGATTTGAGGACCCCAGGGTTGTGTTTTGGGGGTCTTTGGGGTGATTTGAGAACCCCACAAATGGTTTTGAGGGTCTTTAGGGTGATTTGAGAACCCCACGAATGGttttgggggtctctggggtgATTTGAGGACCCCAGGGTtgtgttttgggggtgtttggggtgATTTGAGGACCCCAGGAATGGTTTTGGGGGTCTTTAGAGTCATTTGAGAACCCAACAAatggttttgggggtgtttggggtgATTTGAGGACCCCAGGGTtgtgttttgggggtgtttggggtgATTTGAGGACCCCACAAATGGTTTTGGGGGTCTTTAGGGTCATTTGAGAACCCCACAAATGGttttgggggtctctggggtgATTTGAGAACCCAATGAATGGTTTTGAGGGTCTTTGGGCTGATTCGAGGACTCCCGCGTTGGATTTTGAGGGTCTTTAGGGTAATTTGAAAACCCCACGAatggttttgggggtgtttggggtgATTTGAGGACCCCACAAatggttttgggggtgtttgggCTGATTTGAGGACCCcaggtttgtgttttgggggtctctggggtgATGTGAGGACCCCAGGGTTGGATTTTGAGGGTCTTCGGGGTGATTTGAGAACCCCACAAATGGTTTTGGGGGTCTTTAGGGGCATTTGAGAACCCCACAAATGGttttgggggtctctggggtgATTTCAGAACCCCATGAATGGTTTTGAGGGTCTTTGGGCTGATTTGAGGACTCCCGCGTTGGATTTTGAGGGTCTTTAGGGTAATCTGAAAACCCCACAAATGGTTTTGGGGGTCTTTGGGCTGGTTTGAGGACCCCCCAGGGTTGTGTTTTGAGGGTGTTTGGGGTGATTTGAGAACCCCACAAATGGTTCTCAGGGTCTTTGGGGTGATTTGAGAACCCCACGAATGGttttgggggtctctggggtgATTTGAGGACCCCAGGGTtgtgttttgggggtgtttggggtgATTTGAGGACCCCAGGAATGGTTTTGGGGGTCTTTAGAGTCATTTGAGAACCCAACAAatggttttgggggtgtttggggtgATTTGAGGACCCCAGGGTtgtgttttgggggtgtttggggtgATTTGAGGACCCCACAAATGGTTTTGGGGGTCTTTAGGGTCATTTGAGAACCCCACAAATGGttttgggggtctctggggtgATTTGAGAACCCAATGAATGGTTTTGAGGGTCTTTGGGCTGATTCGAGGACTCCCGCGTTGGATTTTGAGGGTCTTTAGGGTAATTTGAAAACCCCACGAatggttttgggggtgtttggggtgATTTGAGGACCCCACAAatggttttgggggtgtttgggCTGATTTGAGGACCCcaggtttgtgttttgggggtctctggggtgATGTGAGGACCCCAGGGTTGGATTTTGAGGGTCTTCGGGGTGATTTGAGAACCCCACAAATGGTTTTGGGGGTCTTTAGGGGCATTTGAGAACCCCACAAATGGtttgggggtctctggggtgATTTCAGAACCCCATGAATGGTTTTGAGGGTCTTTGGGCTGATTTGAGGACTCCCGCATTGGATTTTGAGGGTCTTTAGGGTAATTTGAAAACCCCACGAatggttttgggggtgtttggggtgATTTGAGGACCCCAGGGTTGTGTTTTGAGGGTGTTTGGGGCGATTTGAGGACCCCACAAATGGTTTTGGGGGTCTTTAGGGTCATTTGAGAACCCCACAAATGGTTTTGGGGGTCTTTGGGCTGGTTTGAGGACCCCCCAGGGTTGTGTTTTGAGGGTCTTTGGGGTGATTTGAGAACCCCACAAATGGTTCTGAGGGTCTTTGGGGTGATTTGAGAACCCCACGAATGGTTTTGGGGGTCTTTGGGGTGATTTGAGGACCCCAGGGTtgtgttttgggggtgtttggggtgATTTGAGGACCCCCGGGTTGCATTTTGAGGGTCTTTGGGGTAATTTGAACACCCCTAAAGCACTTCAGGGTACCCTTGGGCTTATTCCGGCCCCCACAACGTGCATTCAGCAACCCCGGGCTCAGCTCGGGTCGTGTGAAGGTtcagggtgggttttgggggacCCGTGACAATTTTGGGGTaccctaaccccccccccgacccccccccagccggtGCTGCCCCACACGGCGGTGTGCTTGGCTTGCGGAGAAGCCGGACGGGAAGAAGCGGCCGAGGGGCCGGAGGAGAAGTTCGAGCTCTCGCTGATGGAGTGCACCCTCTGCAGCGAAATCGTGCACCCCCGCTGCCTCCAGGTacggggggggacaccccaaaactttattctttttttggggggggggcacccccttTTCCCACCCTGCGGCGGGACGCTGCCGGCACCCAACCTCCCCGTACGCCCGCCAAACGAGGGGTTGCCTCCCCAAAatcacccccccccagcattttggggacccccccgctTCTGGGGGCTCCCTTAGATgttgggggggacaccccaaaacttccaatttttttggggggggggcacccccttTTCCCAACCCGCGGCGGGACGCTGCCGGCACCCAACCTCCCCGTACGCCCGCCAAACGAGGGGTTGCCTCCCCAAAATCACCCCCCCAGcattttggggacccccctgCTTCTGGGGGCTCCCTTAGATgttgggggggacaccccaaaacttcctatttttttttgggggggggcacccccttTTCCCAACCCGCGGCGGGACGCTGCCGGCACCCAACCTCCCCGTACGCCCACCAAACGAGGGGTTGCCCCCCCAAAATCACACCCCCCCAGaattttggggaccccccccgcTTCTGGGGGCTCCCTTAGATGTTGGGGGACACCCCCCAAAACTTCctatttttttgggggggggggcacccccttTTCCCACCCTGCGGCGGGATGCTGCTGGCACCCAACCTCCCCGTACGCCCGCCAAACGAGGGGTTGCCCCCCCAAAATCACAGCCCCCCCAGcattttggggacccccccgctTCTGGGGGCTCCCTTAGATGTtgggggggacccccaaaacgtgggaggacccccccccccaaattttttaACGACGCCGTTGCAGATGGGGCGAGCGGAGGCGGTGATTAACCCCGAGATCCCTAATTGCTGGGAGTGCCCCAAGTGCAAGCGGGAGGGGCGCAGCGccaaggtgtgtgtgtgggggggggggtcccccaaatttttttttgggggggggtccacAGGGCTTTAGGGGGGGTCCTgaggggtttttgggggggctgcAAGGGTTTACGGGGGGGCCGTGGGGTTTAGGGGAGGTTGTGGGGTGGGGATCATGGGAATAGGGGGGGGctctttgggtttttgggggggctctttgggttttttttgggggggttttgggtttggggggctagttgggttttggggggggcctttgggtttttggggggggtcttgggggctTTTGGGGGAGGTCCTtgagattttgggggggtcctgaaggcttttggggggggggctggggggaggctgcAGGCTTTAGGGGGTCCGctaggatttgggggggggtcccctgggatttggggggagtctgggaatttgggggggtctgggagTCTGGGGGTCtgggaatttggggggggggctgggtgttttggggggacTCTTGGAGGCTTGGGGGAGGCAATaggacttggggggggggctttgggggtttttgggggtccCCAGTGCTAAtctgcccctcccccccccccccccgcaggatTCAGGGGACGGGGGGGCGAAACGTCGGgcggaggagggggaggagggggtgcGCTGGAAGCTGACGGACGAGCCCCCCCCCAAACGCAAGGTGGGgccccccccgcctgccccacCCGATGGGGCCCCCCCCCAAACGCAAGAGGGACCTGGACCCCAAAAAGAAGgtgagcccccccccctttctttcaaccaccccccccccccccaggacccagACATGCGGGTGCTGAGGGGGGGCGTCCGTCTGTccgtgtccgtccccccccccaggcggAGACGGCGGACAGGGCGGcgtggggtgcccccccccccgaattgCAGCCCCCGGGGGGGCCGGCCCCCACCTCTGGCCCCCCCGACCCGGAGGTGAGACACCCCCCCTGTCGTCGTGGGCCCCCCCCAGGGTCCCCAAAATTGGCTCAGGTTGTCCCCAGGGTCTCCTGGCCCCCCCGCAGCGACCCCAAAGTTTCCTGGCCCCCCCCAGTGACCCCAAAGTCGCCCCCAGTGTCTCCTGGCCCCCCCAGTGACCCCAAAGTTGCCCCCAGGGTCTCCTGGCCCCCCCCAGTGACCCCAAAGTTGCCCCCAGTGTCTCCTGGCCCCCCCAGTGACCCCAAAGTTGCCCCCAGGGTCTCCTGGGCCCCCCCCAGTGACCCCAAAGTTGCCCCCATTgtctcctgcccccccccggtgACCCCAAAGTCATCCCCAGTGTCTCCTGGCCCCCCCCAGTGACCCCAAAGTCGCCCCCAGTGTCTCCTGGCCCCCCCCAGTGACCCCAAAGTCGCCCCCAGTGTCTCCTGGCCCCCCCCCGTGACCCCAAAGTCGCCCCCAGTGTCTCCTGGCCCCCCCAGTGACCCCAAAGTCGCCCCCAGTGTCTCCTGGCCCCCCCCGGTGACCCCAAAGTCGTCCCCAGTgtctcctgccccccccccggtgaCCCCAAAGTCGCCCCCAGTGTCTCCTGGCCCCCCCCAGTGACCCCAAAGTCGCCCCCAGTGTCTCCTGGCCCCCCCAGTGACCCCAAAGTCGTCCCCAGTgtctcctgccccccccccggtgaCCCCAAAGTTGCCCCCAGTGTCTCCTGGCCCCCCCTGGTGACCCCAAAGTCGTCCCCAGTATctcctggcccccccccccagtgaccCCAAGGTCTCCTGCCCCCCCCTGGTGACCCCAAAGTTGTCCCCAGTgtctcctgccccccccccagtgaccCCAAAGTTGTCCCCACAATCCCAAGATTGTCCCAATATCCTTTGGGTCGTCCCCCAGGTTGTTTTCGTGTCCCCAGGGTTGTCCCCATGATCCCAAAGTTGTCCCAATGTCCCTTGGGTCATCCCCAAAGTTGTCCCCATGATCCCAAAGTTGTCCCAGTGTCCCTTGGGTCATCCCCAAAGTTGTCCCCACGATCCCAAGGTTGTCCCAATGTCCCTTAGATTGTCCCCAGAGTTGTCTCCGGTATTTCTTGAGTTGATCCAACGTTCTCTGGGTTCTATCCAGGGTTGTCCCAATGTCCCTTGGGTCATTCCAAGGGTTGTCCCAAAGTCGTTGGGTCATTCCAAGGATTGTCCCAATGTCCCCAGGGttgtccccacgtccccaggATTGTCACCGGTATTTTTTAGGTTGACCCAACATTCTCTAGGTTTTGCCCAGGGTTCTCCAGTATCCCTTGGGTCATTCCAAGGGTTTTCCCAATGTCCCTTGGGTCATTCCCAGGGTTGTCCCGATGTCCCCAGGGTTGTCCTGATGTCCCCAGGCTTGTGTCCCGTATCTCTTAGGTTGACCCAACATTCTCTAGGTTCTGCGCAGGGTTGTCCTAATGTCCCTTGGGTCATTCCAAGGGTTGTCCCAATGTCCCTTGGGTCATTCCAAGAGTTGTCCTGATGTCCCCAGGGTTGTCCCTGTGTCCCTAGGGTCGTCTCCAGTATCTCTTAGGTTGACCCAACATTTTTCAGGTTCTGCGCAGGGTTCTCCCAATGTCATTGGGTCATTCCCAGGGTTGTCCACGAGATCCCAGGGTTGTCCCAATGTCCCTTGGGTCATTCCCAGGGTTGTCCCAATGTCCCTTGGGTCATTCCCAAGGCTGTCCTGATGTCCCCAGGGTTGTCCCGATGTCCCCGGGGTTGTCACCAGTATCTCTTAGGTTGACCCAATGTTTCCTAGGTTCTGTGCAGGGTTGTCCTGATGTCCCTTGGGTCATTCCAAGGGTTGTCCCGATGTCCCCGGGGTTGTCCTGATGTCCCCAGGCTTGTGTCCGGTATTTCTTAGGTTGACCCAACATTCTCTAGGTTTTGCCCAGGGTTCTGCAATGTCCCTTGGGTCATTCCGAGGGTTGTCCCAATGTCCCTTGGGTCATTCCGAGGGTTGTCCCAATGTCCCCAGGGTTGTCCTGATGTCCCCAGGCTTGTGTCCGGTATTTTTTAGGTTGACCCAACATTCTCTAGGTTTTGTCCAGGGTTCTCCAATATCCGTTGGGTCATTCCAAGGGTTGTCCCAATGTCCCTTGGGTCATTCCAAGGGTTGTCCCGATGTCCCCAGGGTTGCCTCTGGTATCTCTTAGGTTGACCCAACATTCTCTAGGTTCTGCGCAGGGTTCTCCAGTGTCCCTTGGGTCATTCCAAGGGTTGTCTCGATGTCCCCAGGGTTGTCCCAATGTCCCTTGGGTCATTCCCAGGGTTGTCCCGATGTCCTCAAGGTTGTCTCCGGTATCTCTTAGGTTGACCCAACATTCTCTAGGTTTTGCCCAGGGTTCTCCAATATCCGTTGAGTCATTCCAAGGGTTGTCCCAATGTCCCTTGGGTCATTCCCAGGGTTGTCCACACGATCCCAGGGTTGTCCTGATGTCCCCAAGGCTGTCCTGATGTCCCCAGGGTTGTCCCCGGTATCTCTTAGGTTGACCCAATGTTCTCTAGGTTTTGCCCAGGGTTGTCCCAATGTCCCTTGGGTCATTCCGAGGGTTGTCCCGATGTCCCCCGCGTTGTCCCGATGTCCCTTGGGTCATTCCCAGGGTTGTCCCGATGTCCTCAAGGTTGTCTCCGGTATCTCTTAGGTTGACCCAACATTCTCTAGGTTTTGCCCAGGGTTCTCCAATATCCGTTGAGTCATTCCAAGGGTTGTCCCAATGTCCCTTGGGTCATTCCCAGGGTTGTCCACACGATCCCAGGGTTGTCCTGATGTCCCCAAGGCTGTCCTGATGTCCCCAGGGTTGTCCCCGGTATCTCTTAGGTTGACCCAATGTTCTCTAGGTTTTGCCCAGGGTTGTCCCAATGTCCCTTGGGTCATTCCGAGGGTTGTCCCGATGTCCCCCGCGTTGTCCCGATGTCCCTTGGGTCATTCCCAGGGTTGTCCCGATGTCCTCAAGGTTGTCTCCGGTATCTCTTAGGTTGACCCAACATTCTCTAGGTTTTGCCCAGGGTTCTCCAATATCCGTTGAGTCATTCCAAGGGTTGTCCCAATGTCCCTTGGGTCATTCCCAGGGTTGTCCACACGATCCCAGGGTTGTCCCAATGTCCCTTGGGTCATTCCCAGGGTTGTCCTGATGTCCCCAAGGCTGTCCTGATGTCCCCAGGGTTGTCCCCGGTATCTCTTAGGTTGACCCAATGTTCTCTAGGTTTTGCCCAGGGTTGTCCCAATGTCCCTTGGGTCATTCCCAGGGTTGTCCCGATGTCCCCCGCGTTGTCCCGATGTCCCTTGGGTCATTCCCAGGGTTGTCCCGATGTCCCCAGCATTGTCCCAATGTCCCTTGGGTCATTCCGAGGGTTGTCCCGATGTCCCCAGCATTGTCCCAATGTCCCTTGGGTCATTCCCAAGGTTCTCCCGATGTCCCCAGGGTTGTCGCAACGTCCCTAGGGTTGTCTCCAGTATCCCTTAGGTTGACCCAACATTCTCTAAGCTTTGCCCAGGGTTCTCCACCGTCCCTTGGGTCATTCCGAGGGTTGTCCCGATGTCCCCCGCGTTGTCCCGATGTCCCTTGGGTCATTCCCAGGGTTGTCCCGATGTCCCCGGGgttgtccctgtgtccccagcgCCATCTCCGCTATCTCTTGGGTTGCTCCAACCTTCCCCGGGTTCTCCCCAGGGtcgtccccacgtccccaggGTCGTCTCCGGTATCTCTGGGGTTGCTCCAACCTTCCATGGGTTTTCCCAGGGTCGTCCCCGTGTCCCCGGGGttgtccgtgtccccccccccccatccccgtggttgtcccgtccccccccccccggctgacGGGGAATACCGCAGGGCCGGACGCGGCAGCGGGAGCGCCTGGAGCGCTTCCGTCAGATGTGCCGCCTCCTCGAACGCGTCCCGGCCGGCGCCGGCgtcagctccagctccagctccagctccggTTCCGAATCGGGGGGgagcccccccgccgcccttcagcccccccgccgccgacgaggaggaggaggaggaggacgaggaggaggaggaggaggacgacgaagaggatgaggaagaagaaggggggCATCCCCACAACGGGGCAGCCCAACCGGCCGTTAAATCCCCTCCGGAATGCCGAAGGGGCGCCGGGGGGGTCCCGACGCGGGGTGGGGGCACCCGACGTTTAAGGGCGTGGCCCCTGgtgccctccccgccccggccccccgcccctTTGGAACGCCACGTGGTGAGACCCCCCCCGGTAAGCCCGGACCCCGATCGTCTCCCCCTGGACAGCGGGGCCGCCCACGTCATGCAACGAGACGTCTGGCTGGGGgtcttcctccacctctcctcccGCGAGCTCTGCGTCTGCATGCGCGTCTGCCGCAC
Encoded proteins:
- the LOC138684311 gene encoding LOW QUALITY PROTEIN: F-box/LRR-repeat protein 19-like (The sequence of the model RefSeq protein was modified relative to this genomic sequence to represent the inferred CDS: deleted 2 bases in 2 codons), yielding MRSRGAGAGARRRRTRCRRCRACLRSECGECHFCRDMKKFGGPGRMKQSCLLRQCTAPVLPHTAVCLACGEAGREEAAEGPEEKFELSLMECTLCSEIVHPRCLQMGRAEAVINPEIPNCWECPKCKREGRSAKDSGDGGAKRRAEEGEEGVRWKLTDEPPPKRKVGPPPPAPPDGAPPKRKRDLDPKKKAETADRAAWGAPPPELQPPGGPAPTSGPPDPEGRTRQRERLERFRQMCRLLERVPAGAGVSSSSSSSSGSESGGSPPAALQPPRRRRGGGGGGREEEEEDDEEDEEEEGGHPHNGAAQPAVKSPPECRRGAGGVPTRGGGTRRLRAWPLVPSPPRPPAPLERHVVRPPPVSPDPDRLPLDSGAAHVMQRDVWLGVFLHLSSRELCVCMRVCRTWSRWCCDRRLWTRIDLSRRGAITPPMLSGVVRRQPASLDLSWTGISRKQLSWLVSRLQ